The Achromobacter deleyi region AGAATCCGGACAGCTGGGCCGTCGCCATCACCGAACACCGCCGCGTCATCGACGCCATCGCGGCAGGCGACGAACAGGGCGCGCGCGCCGCCATGCATGAACATCTTTCCTGCTCGTACGACCGTCTGACGGCCAGTTGGCCGGGCGCGGCCGACGCGTTGCGCGCTGAATAGCAAAACCCGCCGGCGGCCAGGCGCCGCCGGCGGATCGCAGTCGCAGTACGAAGGTGCAACCTGTAGGTGAACTCCATATGTAAAACATGACGCGGGTCGGCTCAAAACAATATCCGCCGCATCCGCCACCTCAGAGAGAGGAGACAACATGAAGCTAGGCAACGCTACCAAAGTGCTGTTTGCCGCCATCGCGCTCGCCGCCGGCAGCAGCGCGCTGGCGCAAACCAAACTGAAATGGGCGCATGTGTACGAGACCTCCGAACCCTTCCATACCTCGTCGGTGTGGGCGGCCCAGGAAATCGAGAAGCGCACCAACGGCCGCTATCACATCGATGTCTATCCCGCCTCTCAGCTGGGCAAGGAAAACGATATCAACCAGGGCCTGACCCTGGGCACGGTGGACATGATCATTTCCGGGTCCAGTTTCGCCGCCAAGAGTTTTCCGCGCATCGGGGTGACCTACTACCCCTACATCTTCCGCAGCCCCGAGCACCTGATCGCCTATACCAAGAGCGACATCTACAAGGAGCTCACGCGCGGCTACGACGAAAAGAGCGGCAACCACATCGTCGCGACCACCTACTACGGCACGCGGCAGACGACCTCCAACCGCGCCTTCACCAAATGCTCCGAAATGAAGGGCATGAAGATCCGCGTGCCCGACGTGGCGGCCTACCTGGCCATGCCCCGTGCCTGTGGCGCCAACACCGCCCCGATTGCGTTCGCCGAGGTCTACCTGGCCTTGCAGAACGGCACGGTGGAAGCGCAGGAAAACCCGCTGACCACCATCGAGGCCAAGAAGTTCTACGAGGTGCAGAAGAACATCATCCTCACCGCCCATATCGTCGATCACTTGAACACGGTGATCTCCGGCAAGCTCTGGAAGAGCCTGTCGGACGAGGACAAGAAGATCTTCGCCGAAGTGGCGCAACAGGCTTCGGAAAAGGCGTCGGCGGAAGTGGCCGAGACCGAGAAGAAGATGGTCGAGGTGTTCAAGAAGCGCGGGCTGACGGTGGCCGAGGTCAACATCGACGACTTCCGCAACACCGTGCTGGAGAAAGTGCCGTTCAAGCAGTACGGCTACGAAAAGTCGGATTGGGAAAAGATCCAGGCCGTGAAGTAGGCCGCGGGCGGGCCGCTGCCGCGGCCCGCCGTCTTTTACCCGGTCCGGGACGAGGGGAACTCCATGCATTTGAACGCGAAGGCCGCGCCAATGGCGGCCGTCAGCCCTGCGCCGGCGCAGCCGCCCGGCCCGCATCAAGCCGCCTCGGTGGATGAGATCGTCCAGAGTTTCGAAGAGGCCGACCACCACGAGGTGAGCCTCGCCGGCTATCAGCCGGAAGACTGGATCTGCCTGGCCATGTTCTGGACGATGGCGCTGCTGGTCTTCCTGCAGTTCTTCTCCCGCTACGTGCTGAACGACTCTTACGCCTGGACTGAAGAGTTGGCGGTGTACTGCCTGATCGGGGTGGTGTTCCTGGGCTCGGCCATGTGCGTGCGCGCCTGCCGCCACATCCAGGTGGACTTCCTGTATCGCTATCTGCCCAAGCCCGTTGGCCGGCTGCTGTCCACGCTGATCGACATCCTGCGCACGGCCTTCTTCGGCTATGCGATGTGGCTGACCTACCGCTACATCGTGCTGGTGGGCGACGAGCCCATGACCACGCTGTTCTGGAACAAGTCCTATGTGTACTGGGTGGCGCTGGCGGGCTTTGCCATGATGTTCCTGCGCTCGCTGCAGGTGTCCATGCAGAACTGGCGGCAGGGGTATTCGATCCTGGAGAACCCGGCGGCCTACGAGTCGCTGGACTGAACCGCAAGCCAGAAGTCCCCAAGAATCCGCAGTGCCTTTCCAGGAGCGAGACATGGGCACACTGATTGGAACCTTTCTGCTGTTGATGATCATGGGCGTGCCGGTGGCGGTCGCCATGGCGGGCGCATCCCTGCTGTTCATTCTGATATCCGGCAGCGTGCCGGACGTGGTCATCGCGCAGCGCATGATCGCGGGCGTCGAGTCCTTTCCGCTGCTGGCCGTGCCGTTCTTCATCCTGGCGGGCAACCTGATGAACATCGCCGGCATCACCGGCCGCATCTACAACTTCGCCGTGGCGCTGGTGGGCTGGATGCGCGGCGGGCTGGGGCAGGTGAACATCATCGGCTCGGTGGTGTTCGCCGGCATGTCCGGCACCGCCATCGCCGACGCCGCCGGCCTGGGCACGATCGAGATCAAGGCCATGAAG contains the following coding sequences:
- a CDS encoding sialic acid TRAP transporter substrate-binding protein SiaP, which gives rise to MKLGNATKVLFAAIALAAGSSALAQTKLKWAHVYETSEPFHTSSVWAAQEIEKRTNGRYHIDVYPASQLGKENDINQGLTLGTVDMIISGSSFAAKSFPRIGVTYYPYIFRSPEHLIAYTKSDIYKELTRGYDEKSGNHIVATTYYGTRQTTSNRAFTKCSEMKGMKIRVPDVAAYLAMPRACGANTAPIAFAEVYLALQNGTVEAQENPLTTIEAKKFYEVQKNIILTAHIVDHLNTVISGKLWKSLSDEDKKIFAEVAQQASEKASAEVAETEKKMVEVFKKRGLTVAEVNIDDFRNTVLEKVPFKQYGYEKSDWEKIQAVK
- a CDS encoding TRAP transporter small permease, with protein sequence MHLNAKAAPMAAVSPAPAQPPGPHQAASVDEIVQSFEEADHHEVSLAGYQPEDWICLAMFWTMALLVFLQFFSRYVLNDSYAWTEELAVYCLIGVVFLGSAMCVRACRHIQVDFLYRYLPKPVGRLLSTLIDILRTAFFGYAMWLTYRYIVLVGDEPMTTLFWNKSYVYWVALAGFAMMFLRSLQVSMQNWRQGYSILENPAAYESLD